In Ptiloglossa arizonensis isolate GNS036 chromosome 6, iyPtiAriz1_principal, whole genome shotgun sequence, a single window of DNA contains:
- the Dpit47 gene encoding DNA polymerase interacting tpr containing protein of 47kD: MEETSEKKHKTWSDKERLELASKLDAELDEYINNLEKRSYTEGWPEHRWEEEMEKHPFFMKKPPESGEELSPLMEGLQQLKYDENENTPEELANNYKEDGNFNYKHKKYRLAILSYTEGIKTKCKDKDLLAQLYNNRAAAHLMLKNYRSSLNDSNHALTLKPNYPKALNRAATCCFHLKNFDQCIDLCDQFLEHSPTDKTILGLKSQAVAARECLKRDKRKLDRLEKKLDKEEEELLNIIQSKGINLELIDGKKNPDLKDLEPQVPQIAQSRVHLDAENKLIWPVMIMYPETQQTDFIQNFHENSLLIEHLEQLFNEPPEWDSEKRYIPQNVNVYFEGKDKYSLHKVNVHHSLEKILRDSRFVVRGGTPAFFIFVKSSEAEKRFLANY, translated from the exons ATGGAAGAGACAAGTGAAAAAAAGCATAAAACTTGGAGTGATAAGGAACGTTTAGAACTTGCTTCGAAATTAGACGCCGAATTAgatgaatatataaataatttggaaaaaagGAGCTATACAGAAGGATGGCCAGAACATCGATGGgaagaagaaatggaaaaacatccttttttcatgaaaaaacCACCTGAATCTGGGGAAGAACTTTCTCCTTTAATGGAAGGGTTGCAACAACTGAAATATGATGAAAATGAGAATACACCTGAGG AATTAGCAAATAATTATAAAGAGGATGGAAATTTCAATTATAAgcataaaaaatatcgattggCTATTTTAAGTTACACAGAAGGTATAAAGACCAAATGTAAAGACAAAGATTTGTTGGCACAGCTTTATAACAATAGAGCTGCTGCACATttaatgttaaaaaattatcg ATCGAGTTTAAATGATTCAAACCATGCTCTAACATTAAAACCAAACTATCCTAAAGCTTTAAACAGAGCTGCTACTTGTTGCTTTCACTTGAAAAACTTTGATCAGTGTATTGACCTGTGCGATCAATTTCTTGAACATTCTCCAACCGATAAAACAATATTAGGTTTAAAATCACAGGCTGTAGCTGCAAGA gAATGCTTAAAAAGAGACAAAAGGAAATTAGATAGATTAGAAAAGAAATTggataaggaagaagaagaattacTAAATATTATCCAAAGTAAGGGTATTAATTTAGAATTGATTGATGGGAAAAAAAATCCTGATTTAAAAGATTTAGAACCTCAAGTACCACAAATAGCACAGAGTAGAGTTCATCTAGATGCAGAAAACAAACTTATCTGGCCAGTAATGATTATGTATCCAGAAACACAGCAAACAGATTTCATACAAAACTTTCATGAGAACAGTTT GTTAATAGAACATTTAGAACAACTCTTTAATGAACCACCAGAGTGGGATTCAGAAAAACGTTATATTCCCCAGAATGTAAATGTTTATTTTGAGGGTAAAGATAAATATTCTCTGCATAAAGTGAACGTCCATCATTCTCTGGAGAAGATATTACGCGATTCACG aTTCGTCGTGCGTGGAGGAACTCCTGCGTTTTTTATATTCGTAAAATCTAGCGAAGCAGAGAAGCGATTTTTAGCCAACTATTGA
- the LOC143148442 gene encoding uncharacterized protein LOC143148442, with translation MPLVLMRISFSREEIRLKPVIWKLLAISIEFRRVKRQGFHHASNCSTFESALRCNNDLMNNLTRAIVSSLNPDACDVYRPCNIDRIQHSHDFVKLRETLFLVL, from the exons ATGCCTCTGGTATTAATGCGGATCAGCTTTTCACGAGAAGAAATTCGATTAAAGCCAGTAATATGGAAACTGCTGgcaatttcgatcgaatttcggaGAGTCAAACGCCAGGGGTTTCATCACGCCTCAAACTGCTCGACGTTTGAATCTGCGTTACGATGCAACAATGACCTCATGAATAATTTAACGCGCGCCATTGTCTCATCG CTGAACCCGGATGCGTGCGATGTTTATCGACCTTGCAATATCGACAGAATACAACATTCACATGATTTCGTAAAACTACGTGAGACGTTATTTTTGGTATTATAA